The following coding sequences lie in one Sus scrofa isolate TJ Tabasco breed Duroc unplaced genomic scaffold, Sscrofa11.1 Contig1955, whole genome shotgun sequence genomic window:
- the LOC100157908 gene encoding LOW QUALITY PROTEIN: olfactory receptor 6C2-like (The sequence of the model RefSeq protein was modified relative to this genomic sequence to represent the inferred CDS: inserted 1 base in 1 codon), which yields MKSVTRNHSAITTFIILGLTSDPQLEILFFFFLLITYMLSVIGNLTIISLVLVDSHLKTAMYFFLQNFSFLEISFTTACVPTYLHIISSGDKTITINACFSQIFFIVLFGATEFFLLAVMSYDRYVAICKPLHYMSIMNSRVCRNLILCCWVSGLLIILPPLGLSLHLEFCDSVIDHFYCDASPILKNSCSDTWFIEQLVIVCAVLTFIVTLVCVVLSYIYIIRTILRFPSAKQRKKAFSTCSSHMIVVSMTYGSCIFMYIKPSAKDEVAINXGVSLLTTSVAPLLNPFISTLRNKQVRQSFYDTFKRLMFNSKK from the exons ATGAAGTCAGTGACCAGAAATCATTCAGCAATAACAACGTTCATCATACTGGGTTTGACAAGTGACCCACAActagaaattctgttttttttcttcctgctgatCACATATATGTTAAGTGTGATTGGGAATCTGACCATAATTTCTCTGGTCTTGGtggattctcatttaaaaacagctatgtattttttccttcaaaatttctctttcttagaaaTCTCATTCACAACTGCCTGTGTGCCCACCTATCTGCACATCATATCAAGTGGGGACAAAACCATCACCATCAATGCCTGCTTCAGCCAAATCTTTTTTATTGTCCTCTTTGGAGCtacagaattttttctcttggcagtgatgtcctatgaccgctacgtggccatctgcaaacccctgcattacaTGAGCATCATGAACAGCAGAGTGTGCAGGAATCTCATCCTCTGTTGTTGGGTATCTGGCTTATTGATTATCCTTCCACCCCTTGGCCTGAGCCTCCAtctggaattctgtgactctGTTATTGACCATTTTTATTGTGATGCTTCTCCAATCCTGAAGAATTCCTGTTCAGATACATGGTTCATAGAGCAGCTGGTCATAGTCTGTGCTGTGTTGACCTTCATAGTGACCCTTGTGTGTGTTGTTCTGTCCTACATATACATCATTAGGACGATTCTAAGATTCCCATCTGCCAAGCAAAGGAagaaagccttttccacctgttcttcccacatgattgtgGTTTCCATGACCTATGGCAGCTGCATCTTTATGTATATCAAACCTTCAGCCAAAGATGAAGTGGCCATTA AAGGAGTATCCCTGCTCACTACATCTGTGGCCCCTTTGTTGAACCCCTTCATTTCTACCCTGAGAAATAAACAAGTAAGGCAGTCTTTCTATGACACTTTTAAAAGACTTATGTTTAATTCAAAAAAGTAG
- the LOC100156762 gene encoding olfactory receptor 6C4-like, giving the protein MKNQTTFTEFILLGLTNQPEVQVVIFIFLFLTYLLSVLGNLTIIILTLVDPHLQTPMYFFLRNFSFLEVCFTSIFIPRFLTSLTTGNKVISFAGCLIQYFFAIFLGATEFYLLASMSYDRYVAICKPLHYLTIMNSRVCIQLVFSSWLGGFLAIFPPIFLMSQVDFCASNVLNHYYCDYGPLLELACSDTSLLELTVIFLAVVTLVVTLVLVTLSYTFIIRTILRIPSAQQRTKAFSTCSSHMIVISRSYGSCMFMYINPSAKEEGSFNKAIAVLITSITPLLNPFIYTLRNQQVKQAFKDTIKKIVKL; this is encoded by the coding sequence ATGAAAAACCAAACCACATTTACTGAGTTTATTCTCTTGGGCCTCACAAATCAACCTGAGGTCCAGGTGGTGATATTCATCTTTCTGTTCCTCACCTACCTGCTAAGTGTCCTAGGAAATCTGACGATCATCATTCTCACTCTGGTAGACCCCCACCTCCagacccccatgtacttcttcctccgGAATTTCTCCTTCTTAGAAGTTTGCTTCACATCCATTTTTATTCCCAGATTTCTGACCAGCTTGACAACAGGAAATAAAGTCATCAGCTTTGCTGGCTGcttgattcaatatttttttgctatatttcttGGGGCAACGGAGTTTTACCTCCTGGCTTctatgtcctatgaccgctacgtggccatctgcaaacccctgcactACCTGACCATCATGAACAGCAGAGTCTGCATCCAGCTTGTGTTCTCCTCCTGGCTCGGGGGATTCCTCGCTATCTTTCCCCCAATCTTCCTGATGAGCCAGGTGGATTTCTGTGCCTCCAATGTTCTGAATCACTATTACTGCGACTATGGTCCCCTCCTGGAGCTTGCCTGCTCAGACACAAGCCTCTTAGAACTGACGGTCATCTTCTTGGCAGTTGTGACTCTGGTGGTTACTCTGGTGCTGGTGACTCTCTCTTACACATTTATTATCAGGACCATTCTGAGGATcccttctgcccagcaaaggacaaaggctttttccacttGTTCCTCCCACATGATTGTCATCTCTCGCTCTTATGGCAGCTGCATGTTTATGTACATTAATCCTTCTGCAAAAGAAGAAGGTTCTTTCAACAAAGCAATAGCTGTGCTCATTACTTCAATTACTCCGTTGCTGAATCCCTTCATTTACACGCTAAGAAATCAGCAAGTGAAGCAAGCATtcaaagacaccatcaaaaagattgtgaagctttaa